CCATTCCAGCATACACTATGACAATTAGGATTCCTAAATCATGCACTTGTTCCCTAAAAACCAATGCACAAATATGTATTCAACTAAATTATGTATCCAACAAATCCAAATCTTTACCCTACAGTGAACTCACCTCTGTTGACTCACTGCCTGGAGATGGAATCGTCGACACAAGCGCACCGGTGTTGCCGGTTGCCACAATTCCACAGACCAGAGCTCTTACCGAGCTACAAACAACACCATCACACTGATCAGTACCCAGTACCAACTAAACCCAATACCTAGGTTTACAGATCTAACAACTGGAGTGATAGAGACCTTACCTACTGCTTCCCGGATGAAGAACAACTGCGGGAGGTTGTGTCCGAGCCCCTCACAGTAAGCAACTGCCAGAACCAAACTCCAGTCAGTCCAACTTCTCATCCCGACATCCAATCATGGATTCATAGTAGCAAAACCCTAATTGAAACCAcccatacctcacttacctcactGCCAGGAACCACTAGAAGTGGCGGAGAGAAGCTCGACAGAAATTGGCTCGGCTTTAAGGCCCGGGAAGATGAGATATCTCCTTGGAGTGCAAATCCTCGGCCAGCATCAAGCTCCAGAACAAGCAATGAAATCTCCGGCATCCACAAAGCTCAGATCTGCTCTCCCGACCGAGGATTCTTTACGTGAAGTGGCGCTTAGGAGGAGAACGTCGCAGATGAGACCTCCGATCAAGCGTGGAGGAGACTGGAGACTCGTCGCGCAACCGAGCGTCAGCGTTCGATCGCGGGCGTGCGTTGGCGCTGTGTCCGTCGACGAAATCGGGGAAAGTGGCGAGGGGTTCGCGAATTCGGAGGAAGAGGCACGGCTAAGGTTAGGGCACTTTTGCCCTCCTTATATAAGTAGGGTTTAACTTCTCTACATGGTGTTAATTCCCTATTACGCCCCCTCTAAATGGCAATTTTTATTACCTCTTTAGTCTCAACAATTTTATCCCCTTAAATCTTATCATACGACCTccaaataattccagaaaaatatttaaatatttccATTAAATTCCGATAGGTTATTCTCTAATAACccttaattatttattttgaaaaatggaTCCTTCCTTCTCTCTTGCTCTCTCAATCTCTTAATCTCTTACTCTCTTACTCTCGAGGCTTCACACAATTTTTAATCATCTAGATaacttttttttcaaaatctactaGTGTTCAATTaatagtccctgtggattcgatcttttattacttgatgacataaCCGTGCGTGCACTTGCGGTTAGACAACAATCCCTTTGCGCACCTTCGCTGCGCGCGTGAAAGGGTGACTAATGTGGAAATAGGGGGTGCCCCAAACACATGGTCGCCCTCCCCCCTCACAACGCTCACATGAGGCATGGAGGAGGCAACAAATGGAGCGGTTAATTGCATAATCTATTTATCTTAGTCACACACAACATCACGCAGGGGATCAAATCCCTATATCAAGGTTGTTCCCCTATGAGTGCCCCCTGTGCGACAATACGTAACTGGGGGGTGGGGCACAATACAATAAATGATCAATGATGCATTGTGCCCCCCACTCAGTTGTGTATTGTCACACAGGTGCACAACatgttgttggttagtcctacgaaaatcgtaccggttccactgtacaaaaattttgtacaagtgtcgaacctttcctaaataacctattgtgttctttagaagttaaattaggaatcacaaacggaacttaacattattgattccaaatttaacttatctgttcttaatggtttagacttagatcgcaagcggaacttaacactactgatccaagtccaacctatgttacaaagttaattaaatatttatttctaaaatcggctcccaagtcaaacatggcgaggcacaaggccttcttgggtataggatcatccaccactgcctcgacaaagcctttaaaagaaattcaatatttaatttcctaaaataacattaggtttaaccaaaaagaacaatcgaatcacaaattcgaaaaacaaaaacaaaaacacaaattcgaaactctagaatcatatgcctcttgtgtttggtatttccaaaaataactatacaaagaaaactagtatgatgctgaaaataat
This window of the Zingiber officinale cultivar Zhangliang chromosome 3B, Zo_v1.1, whole genome shotgun sequence genome carries:
- the LOC122054951 gene encoding uncharacterized protein LOC122054951, producing the protein MPEISLLVLELDAGRGFALQGDISSSRALKPSQFLSSFSPPLLVVPGRARTQPPAVVLHPGSSSSVRALVCGIVATGNTGALVSTIPSPGSESTENFDRGECCDGVDIGFRLHLEVEAVRSSSSRWPPICT